The Streptomyces capitiformicae genome contains the following window.
GGCGCATCGCGACGAACCCGAACCCGCGGCCTGACCCACGTCCCCCATAGCGGGCGCCTGTCGAGCCTCCCCCCAAGCTCCGGGCGCCACCCGAGGGCCTCCGCCCCGACCACCCCCCGGCGGGGCGGAGGCCCGCCCATCCGCACACCCTGAACACCCTCAGGAGAGCCACATGAGCCCCAGCAGCCCCACCTTCAGCCGCGAGATCGCCGCCCACGTGCTGTCCCACTTCGGCCACCCCGGCGGCTACCCGGCCGGCGACTGGACCGAATCCCTCATCAGCCTCATCGACCGCGCCGACATGACCCACCGGGCCCGGCTCCTCGACGCGTTCCCCGACTACGGGGCCGCCATCACCCTCGCCAAGTACGACGAGAACGGCATCGCCACCCTGCAGGCCATCGCCGCAGGCAAGGCGGCGGCATGACCACCGCCACCTACCCGTCCGGCGCCGTCGTCGCGCTCGAGCCGGACGCTTCCCGCGAGGAGTGGCACGCCGTCCGCCAGTCCGGCATCGGCGGCTCCGACATCGCCGCGATCTGCGGCTTCAATAAGTGGACATCCCCGCTCGAGATCTGGCTGAAGAAGACCGGCCAGACCGTGCCCCCGCGCATCGACGAAGTCCTCAACGAGGCCGCCGAGAACGGGCACGACCTGGAGCCGTTCGTCGCCAGCCGCTTCACCAAGAAGACCGGCCTGCCTGTCTTCGAAAACCCCGGCACCCTGCGCCTGCCCGACATCCCCTGGGCGCTCGTCAACCTCGACCGCACCACCGAAGAAGACGGTCTGCCGGGGGTCGTCGAACTGAAGACCCGCTCGAGCTACGCCTTGGACGACTGGCTCGAGGAGCCGCCGGTCGGCGTGCAAGTACAGGTCCAGTGGCAACTGATGGTCACCGGCTGGTCGTTCGGCTACACCGCAGCCCTGATCGGCGGGCAGCGCACCATCGTCCACCGGCTCGAGCGCGACGAGCAGCTCATCGACAACCTCCTCGCCATCGCCGCCGAGTTCTGGGGCTGGGTCGAAACCGGCACCCGGCCGCCCCTCGACGGCAGCCACGCCACCGGCCAGCTCCTCGACCGGCTCCACGCCAAGCCGACCCGCAAGGACGTCGTCGCCGACGCCGCCGAAGTCGAGAAGTGGCTGAACATCCGGGCCACCGCCCAGGAGCAGATGGCCGCCGCCGACATCGCCCTCACCGAGGCCGACAACCACCTCAAGGCACTGGCCGGCGACGGCACCGACGTCTACATCCGAGGCGAACTCGCCTACACGTGGCGGCCCCGGCTCGGCCAGATCAGCTGGAAGACCGCCGCCCTCGACCTCGACCCCGACCTCGACCCCGAGCCGTACCGGGGCGAGCCCACCCGAGTCCTCAACATCGTCATGGAGAACCAGTGACCAGCAACGCCCGCAACGCCGTCGCCCGACGCGCCGAAAACGTCGGCCAAGTCGAGCAGGCCAGCCAGCAGTCGAAGCCGACCATGGCGCAGCAGATCGAACGCATGAAGCCAGAGATCGCCCGCGCCCTCCCCAAGCACATGGACGCGGATCGCATCGCCCGCATCGCCCTCACCCTGATCCGCAAGAACCCCGACCTCGCCAACTGCACCACCGAGTCCTTCCTGGGCGCGCTCATGACCTGCTCGCAGCTGGGCTTCGAGCCGGGCTCGCCGACGCAGGAGGCGTTCATCGTCCCCTACAAGGGGGAGGCCACGTTCCAGCTCGGCTACCAGGGCATGGTGACGCTCTTCTACCAGCACCCGATGGCGTCGTCGGTGAAGGTCGAGACCGTCCGCGAGAACGACTACTTCGAGCACGAGGAAGGCCTCGAGGAGAAGCTCGTCCACCGTCCCTGCAAGACGGGGCCCCGCGGCAAGGCGATCGCCTACTACTCCGTGGCCCGCCTGATCAATGGCGGCCGGACATTCAAGGTCATGTACCCGGCGGAGATCGAAGAGCGGCGCGAGAAGTTGCCCTCGAAGAACAGCCCCGCCTGGCGAAACAGCTACGACGAGATGGCCAAGAAGACCGTCCTGCGCAACCACTTCAAGGCCTTGCCGAAGAGCGCCGAACTCGCCCGCGCCATGGCCCACGACGGCACCGTCCGCACCGACTGGCAGCCCGACGCGCTCGACGTCCCGCCCGACTACCTCAGCGAGCCGACCCGGCCCGCCCTCGAGCCCGGAAGCACCGACTAGCCCATCCCCTCCGGGCTCCCGCCCGCCGCAAACAGGCGGGCGCCCGACAACACCAGGAGACCACACCGCCATGAAGGTATCGCTCTGCAAGCACAGCTTCCCCTGCCAGCCGCCCCACGGCTCGATCTTCCGGCCCGGCGACTGCACCGGCTGCGGCATCACCTACAGCGAGCACGAGGCCGAACTGCT
Protein-coding sequences here:
- a CDS encoding YqaJ viral recombinase family nuclease → MTTATYPSGAVVALEPDASREEWHAVRQSGIGGSDIAAICGFNKWTSPLEIWLKKTGQTVPPRIDEVLNEAAENGHDLEPFVASRFTKKTGLPVFENPGTLRLPDIPWALVNLDRTTEEDGLPGVVELKTRSSYALDDWLEEPPVGVQVQVQWQLMVTGWSFGYTAALIGGQRTIVHRLERDEQLIDNLLAIAAEFWGWVETGTRPPLDGSHATGQLLDRLHAKPTRKDVVADAAEVEKWLNIRATAQEQMAAADIALTEADNHLKALAGDGTDVYIRGELAYTWRPRLGQISWKTAALDLDPDLDPEPYRGEPTRVLNIVMENQ
- a CDS encoding recombinase RecT → MTSNARNAVARRAENVGQVEQASQQSKPTMAQQIERMKPEIARALPKHMDADRIARIALTLIRKNPDLANCTTESFLGALMTCSQLGFEPGSPTQEAFIVPYKGEATFQLGYQGMVTLFYQHPMASSVKVETVRENDYFEHEEGLEEKLVHRPCKTGPRGKAIAYYSVARLINGGRTFKVMYPAEIEERREKLPSKNSPAWRNSYDEMAKKTVLRNHFKALPKSAELARAMAHDGTVRTDWQPDALDVPPDYLSEPTRPALEPGSTD